Sequence from the Klebsiella quasivariicola genome:
CTTTGCTGTTTTGGATAATGAGATTTTTATTTAATCTCTGCGTGGCTGACTGGATAGCCAGCGGTGACCTGCGAGTAAAAGACCTGTGGAATATTATGATGTACGCCATCCCTTATGCGCTGATGGCTGTTGGGGTGGGGTTCTTTGTTGCCGGAGTGACATTAGCGATCCGCAATTTTTTCAGTTATCACCTTAAGACCCTTTTTATTCTGAGAAATGACAGAGTTAAAAAAAATGCTGTGCGTAATGGAGGACAGGATGCGAATTAAACTTCTGTCACTCTTCTGCGGTGCCGCGCTTGGCCTGTCATTTAGTGCCGCCGCCGACGTGAATGGCGACATGAACCAATTCTTCAATAAGCTTGGCTTTGCGTCCAATACCAGCCAGCCGCAGGTCTGGCAGGGACAGGCGGCGGGTTACGCCTCCGGCGGTTCGCTGTATGCCAGAACGCAGGTGAAAACGATCCAGCTGGTCAGCATGACCCTGCCGGATATTAACGCCGGCTGCGGCGGCATCGATGCGTACCTGGGGTCGTTCTCATTTATCAACAGCGAGCAGCTGCAGCGCTTCGGCAAACAAATTATGTCCAACGCCGCGGGCTACTTCTTTGACCTTGCCCTGCAGACCACGGTTCCGGAGATCAAAACTGCCAAAGACTTCCTGCAGAAGATGGCCAGCGACATCAACAGCATGAACCTCAGCTCCTGCCAGGCCGCTCAGGGCATTGTGGGCGGTCTGTTTCCACGGACCCAGGTGGCGCAGCAAAAGGTCTGCCAGGACATTGCCGGCGAGAGCAACATTTTTGCGGACTGGGCGGCTTCCCGTCAGGGCTGTTCGGTGGGGGGGCAGATGGACAAAGTGCAGGATAAAGCCAGCGATAAGGACAAGGAGCGTGTGATGAAGAACATCAACATTATGTGGGATGCCCTGTCCAAAAACCGGCTCTTTGACGGCAATAAGGAGCTGAAGGAGTTTGTGATGACCCTGACCGGGACGCTGATTTTTGGTGAGAACAGTGAGATCACGCCGCTGCCAGCACGCACCACTGACCAGGACCTGATTAAAGCCATGATGGAGGGCGGCACGGCTAAAATCTACCACTGCAATGATTCAGAGAAGTGCCTGAAGGTGGTGGCAGATGCGACGGTCACCATTGCCGCCGACAAGGCGCTCAAGAGCCAGATTTCGACACTTCTGAGCAGTATTCAGAGCAAGGCGGTAATGGACCAGGCCCTGACGGAGCAGGAGAAGGGCTTTATCTCCAGCACGACCATCCCGGTGTTCAAATATCTTGTCGACCCGCAGATGCTGGGTATCTCAAACACGCTGATTTATCAGCTGACGGACTATATCGGCTACGACATTCTCCTGCAGTACATTCAGGAGCTGATACAGCAGGCTCGTGCGATGGTCTCAACCGGGAATTACCCGCAGTCGACAATGGATTTAATCCTCGAAAACCTGAATCAGGCGAGTGTGCAGATTGCCGCCTTTCAGGCGCGGGTACAGGTCCAGCAGGATGCGATGCTGGTTGTTGACCGGCAGATGAGCTATATGCGCCAGCAGGTCTCCGCCCGCATGATGACCCGCTACCAGAATAACTATCATTTCGGAGGGAGCCTCTGATGACGCCACTTGAAATCTACACCATCGCCGGAGGCGACTGGCTGCGGGGTAATCTCAATGCCATCGCGGCGTTCATGGGGACCGCCACCTGGTCGTCTATTGAGAAAATGTGCATCGCGTTTTCGGTGTTGATTGTCGCCGTCAGCTGGGTGAAAAAACACAACATCATGGACCTCCTCGGCTGGGTGTTCTCCCTGACCCTGGTCTCGATGCTGGTCGTCATCCGCACGCCTGTGCAGATAATCGACTACAGCAACGTGGCGCAGGTCTACAAAGTGGATAATGTGCCGATTGGTCTGGCCATCCCGGCGTCGCTGAGTACGCGCGTCGGCAATGCCCTGGTGCAGAGCTACGAGATGATTTTCTCCCTGCCCGACAGTGTCACCTACAGTAAGACCGGCATGCTGTTTGGCGGAAACCTGGTGGCGAAAAGCACGGATTTTGTTTCGCAGAACCCCGAAATCACCACGCTGTTCTCCGACTACGTGCAGAACTGCGTGATGGGTGACATCTTTCTCAATGGCAAATACACCCTTGAAGAGCTGATGAACTCGTCTGACCCGTACACGCTGGTGTTTTCGAATCCCAGCCCGCTGAGAGGGGTATTCGATAAAAACAACAAGTTCCAGACCTGTCTGGAGGCTTCACGTGATTTGAAGTCAGCGTTAGCGCTTGACTCTCAGACCGGCGGGAAAACCTGGAGTTATTATGTACGCCAGTTGTTTGGCGGCAAACCCAATCCGGACCTGCTGTTCAGCCAGATGATTGGCGACAGTTACAGCTACTTCTACAGCTCAGGCCAGAGTGCCGGGCAGATTATCCGCCAGAATGTCACCATGAATGCGCTGCGTAACGGCATCCAGAGCTACGCGTCCCGCAGCGGCGACACAGCAAGCCTGGTGAACATCGCCAACACCACGTCGCTGGAAAAACAACGACTGGCCCAGGCCACGATGGGGCATCAGGCACTGCGCTCACTGCCGATGATGCAGACGGTCATCATGGGCATCATGATTGGGATGTTCCCGATCATGATTATGGCAGCAATGTTCAATATGATGACGTTGCAGGTCCTGAAAGGATACATGTTTGCCCTTATATGGCTGCAGTCCTGGCCACTGCTGTATGCCATCCTGAACAGCGCAATGGCGTATTACGCCAGACAGAACGGTGTGCCGGTGGTGCTGTCTGAACTCTCTCAGGTGCAGCTGAAAAACTCAGATATTGCGACCACCGCCGGGTATATCTCGATGATGATACCGCCGCTCAGCTGGGCGATGATAAAAAGTATGGGGGCAGGGTTCTCCAGTGCTTACAGCCACTTTGCCTCCTCGGGACTCAGTTCGACGTCCCAGGCCTCATCCAGCGTCGTGGACGGCAATTACTCTTTTGCCAATATGCAAATGGAGAACGTCAGCGGCTACAGCTGGGGTACCAACAGTTCGACCAGCTTCGGTCAGATGTCGCGGCAGCTGGGGAACGGTGGCACGGAGACGCAGACCGGGGACGGGACGACTATCTGGGATGCGCGCAGTTCTAAGCTACCGGTTGATATCAATGTCAGCCGGCAACTGGCCAGCGCGAACCAACAGATGGCACGTGAGTCAAATGTGCAGGCACAGAGTGCCCTGCATGGCTATAACAGCAGCGTGACAAGTGCCTGGAACAGCCTGAAGCAGTTTGGCACAAATATGGGTACCAGTGCATCGACGACGAGTGGGGCCGATAATACTGAGTCTTCACAGGATTCAATGGCCAGAAGTAAAATGTGGAATGCGGTTGTTTCTAATGCGAAGGCCAATAACATCAGCAATGAAGAGTCATTCAATCAGTTGATGGAAGATTCTTCCAAAAGAGCTCAGTCATTCGATGCGCACGTATCAGGTAAACTCAGTTCGGGAGATCAGCTATTCGGTAAGCTGGGTAAATGGGGTACTGGACTATCAGCTGAAGTCGGTGCTAAAGGCAGTGCAGGTTGGACTCATAACTCAGGAGATACGGATAGTATCGGATCTTCAGGTAGGCAGTCACATGACAGCCGTCATGATACCAGCAGTCAGGCGGCAAAAGACTTCAAGGAAGCATCGGATTACTTTACCAGCCGTAAAACTAGTACATCGGGTAATAGGACAGATAACAATGCCAGCTCACGCGTTGACCAGTTTGCGGCATCGCTGTCGAGCGCGAAAAACAGCTATGACCAGTACACAAGCAGCCGGACTCGTAGCCATGAATATAGTGAGATGGCATCCCGTACAGAGAGCATGAGCGGCCAGATGAACGAGAACCTGACTCAGCAGTTTGCTCACTTTGTCCAACAGCGTTCTCCGCAGAATGCAGAAGTCATTCTGACCAACACAAGTTCACCAGAAGTCGCTGCGCAACGTGAGGCACTGGCGCGTGAATTCGTCAAAGCGCAGGTTGAACCAAAAGTTGATGGTGCTTATCAACAGGGCCGCGAAAGCATCGGTCAGAACATGTCCGGTGTATCAGGTGGTAGTGACCGTGGTTCGGTAATGGCCGACTACGGACATAATGCCGGCAATATCGAAGCTATGACACGAGATGCGGGGATTAAGGATAATGTGGGTCAGAAAGTGGATGGGATGATAGCGCAGAATAATCAACAGCATCAAGAAACCCAGCAGGGGATAGAGCGTGATGGCAATGAGATTAGAAAACAGAATTCTGATCTCGAAAAACATCATAATACAGAGGGAAATAAGTTCGAAAATGAATATAATGAAAGAGCCAGCGTAGTGAAATCCTTACCCGGAGCTGACTCACCACGTGAGCTAGAGGCAAAGGCAGCCAAAATTCAAAAGGATTACATTGATGGGAAAAGGTGAAAATGATGATGAATAATAAAACGCTTATTAAAGAAGTGGATGAGTTAAAAGATGTGCTTTCAAAGGGCGATGCCGAAATACCGTCTTTTTGGGTATGCATGTGGCCCGGTCTTTGTCTGGTAATATGGAATATTTTTTGCGCATTAATTAGTGTGCGATCAGAGTATTATGATGTCAAATACATATTCTGGGTTTTGATATTTCCTGGTGCTGTGGGTCTGATTCTTCTGCTCGGGGTGGCGAACGCTCGTTCTCTATTTTTATCAGTTCCAAAGTCCTTCAGGGAAAAGTCAGTAATATATCGTTTTTTTTCAAAAAAACTTCTTGCTTATGCTTTTGCATACATGATGATAATCATGGCACTGGCTATTTATAATAGATTTTTTTATGACTCCCCATTTCCTTATGCATTCATGGTTCTTTTGACAACGATTTTTTTTGGTTTTGTTATGAATTTAGATTTTGGAAGATATCAATTGTCACTGCTGACATCAGTATTAAGCACTCTCAAAGGTAATGTGGTGGAAAATTGATTTTATATGGTGATTTTTATTAGTTGCGGGGCGGAGAGTGCAACTTGCTGCCTTCATCGTTCTATATACCCTTAAATAGTTTATACAAA
This genomic interval carries:
- the trbF gene encoding F-type conjugal transfer protein TrbF — its product is MNKYIRSTGLYAFLFPASLKAPGQTAAEKIEKLKPEFIHRERRLEIYLELFIVFLTAGALLFWIMRFLFNLCVADWIASGDLRVKDLWNIMMYAIPYALMAVGVGFFVAGVTLAIRNFFSYHLKTLFILRNDRVKKNAVRNGGQDAN
- the traH gene encoding conjugal transfer pilus assembly protein TraH; its protein translation is MEDRMRIKLLSLFCGAALGLSFSAAADVNGDMNQFFNKLGFASNTSQPQVWQGQAAGYASGGSLYARTQVKTIQLVSMTLPDINAGCGGIDAYLGSFSFINSEQLQRFGKQIMSNAAGYFFDLALQTTVPEIKTAKDFLQKMASDINSMNLSSCQAAQGIVGGLFPRTQVAQQKVCQDIAGESNIFADWAASRQGCSVGGQMDKVQDKASDKDKERVMKNINIMWDALSKNRLFDGNKELKEFVMTLTGTLIFGENSEITPLPARTTDQDLIKAMMEGGTAKIYHCNDSEKCLKVVADATVTIAADKALKSQISTLLSSIQSKAVMDQALTEQEKGFISSTTIPVFKYLVDPQMLGISNTLIYQLTDYIGYDILLQYIQELIQQARAMVSTGNYPQSTMDLILENLNQASVQIAAFQARVQVQQDAMLVVDRQMSYMRQQVSARMMTRYQNNYHFGGSL
- the traG gene encoding conjugal transfer mating-pair stabilization protein TraG translates to MTPLEIYTIAGGDWLRGNLNAIAAFMGTATWSSIEKMCIAFSVLIVAVSWVKKHNIMDLLGWVFSLTLVSMLVVIRTPVQIIDYSNVAQVYKVDNVPIGLAIPASLSTRVGNALVQSYEMIFSLPDSVTYSKTGMLFGGNLVAKSTDFVSQNPEITTLFSDYVQNCVMGDIFLNGKYTLEELMNSSDPYTLVFSNPSPLRGVFDKNNKFQTCLEASRDLKSALALDSQTGGKTWSYYVRQLFGGKPNPDLLFSQMIGDSYSYFYSSGQSAGQIIRQNVTMNALRNGIQSYASRSGDTASLVNIANTTSLEKQRLAQATMGHQALRSLPMMQTVIMGIMIGMFPIMIMAAMFNMMTLQVLKGYMFALIWLQSWPLLYAILNSAMAYYARQNGVPVVLSELSQVQLKNSDIATTAGYISMMIPPLSWAMIKSMGAGFSSAYSHFASSGLSSTSQASSSVVDGNYSFANMQMENVSGYSWGTNSSTSFGQMSRQLGNGGTETQTGDGTTIWDARSSKLPVDINVSRQLASANQQMARESNVQAQSALHGYNSSVTSAWNSLKQFGTNMGTSASTTSGADNTESSQDSMARSKMWNAVVSNAKANNISNEESFNQLMEDSSKRAQSFDAHVSGKLSSGDQLFGKLGKWGTGLSAEVGAKGSAGWTHNSGDTDSIGSSGRQSHDSRHDTSSQAAKDFKEASDYFTSRKTSTSGNRTDNNASSRVDQFAASLSSAKNSYDQYTSSRTRSHEYSEMASRTESMSGQMNENLTQQFAHFVQQRSPQNAEVILTNTSSPEVAAQREALAREFVKAQVEPKVDGAYQQGRESIGQNMSGVSGGSDRGSVMADYGHNAGNIEAMTRDAGIKDNVGQKVDGMIAQNNQQHQETQQGIERDGNEIRKQNSDLEKHHNTEGNKFENEYNERASVVKSLPGADSPRELEAKAAKIQKDYIDGKR